From the genome of Pseudarthrobacter sp. NIBRBAC000502772:
CACCTTGGCAAGGTGGTGCTCTACCAGCTGAGCTACGTCCGCGTATGAAGTACACCCTGGCCGGTGGCCAGACGTACTGCATGAAGCAAGTTTCCTTGCTTGGTGGGCGATACTGGGATCGAACCAGTGACCTCTTCCGTGTCAGGGAAGCGCGCTACCGCTGCGCCAATCGCCCATTTCGTCCGGCGTGAACCGGAATCCATGGTTTTCACCGAGGTGGGTACGGGATTCGAACCCGTGTGAACGGCTTTGCAGGCCGCTGCCTCGCCTCTCGGCCAACCCACCGTGTAAGCTCCGATTCCGAAAAACCTTAGCCGTGACAGTGTCCTGCGAGCGGACGACGAGATTCGAACTCGCGACATCCACCTTGGCAAGGTGGTGCTCTACCAGCTGAGCTACGTCCGCATTTGGGCCGCTGAATCCGTGCCGTTTCGGGCATTTCCTCGCGTTCCAACGAGTAAGAACTCTATAGGAGGTTCAGGGAATCTCCAAATCGAACGTGCTTCAACGGCTGCAATGCCCCTGGATCCCTGCAATCTAGGGGATTTTTCTAATTACAGGCGTGTAATTCGAGCGGCGTCCCGTCTCGATTTCCATAAACCCCGCCCGGTCGGCTAGCATTCAAAGGCATCGGGGCGATTGGCGCAGTGGTAGCGCGCTTCGTTCACACCGAAGAGGTCACTGGTTCGAACCCAGTATCGCCCACCGAGGAATCTGGTCCGTTTCCGCTCAGCCGAGCGGAAACGGACCTTTTTTGTGTCCGCCATTCTGTCAGCCCCTTGTGAAAGAGTCTTTGTATGACTGATCCACTCCTTGCCCACGCCACGGAATACGGCCGCATGTATGCGCGGTCCACCTCCGAGCAGTTTTCCGTTCCGTCCATCACCACCGTCATCGGCCAGCAGCCGCACGGCCTGGACGGCTGGTTTGGTTACATGGGCGCCAGCAGCCTGGCGAAGGATCCGCTGCTGGCCGATTCCCTGGGCAGCCCGGCGAAAATCCGGCAGGCCGTCAACCGGGCCTCAAAGGCAGCAGAACTGTACCGGGACGACGCCGCCAAACGCGGCGACCGCGTCCATAATTACTGCGAGCAGGTTGCGCTCCGCGCCCTGGGCCGGCCGCACGCCATGAAGGAAACCCGCGAGGCGTTGGCGGCCAACGGTGAGGAAGGCTTTGCGCTGCGGTTCGATGAGTGGTGGGACCTCTACGGCGTGGAGCCCATCGCACCGGAAATCACCGTCTGGAACAAGTCAGTGGGCTACGCCGGGACGCTGGACCTCGTGGCCAAAATCAACGGCCGGATCTGCGTTATTGATTACAAGACCAAGGGCACCACGCGGGACGGGACCGTCAAGCCGCTGGACGACAAGGTGGTCATGCAACTGGTGGCCGGCATGAAGGCCGAAGAAAGCCTGGTGGATGCCGTGGCTGGGGAATGGGAGCCCTGGAAGTACGGCGAGAACCCCTTACTGCTGGCTGTGGCCATCGGCGAGACCGAAGTCCGGCCGGTCCGCGCGAACCCCGACGTCCTCAAGCACCACTGGTGGAAGTTCTGCGCCCTGCGCCGGGTCTGGGAACTGTCCGCCGATACGCTCGCCGCCGGGTCTGCGCTTCTTCCGGTGGCACCGCCCGTCTCCGCACAGGCCCGCAGCGCCTAGCGGAACACGAGTGCCCGGACTGCAGCTGCCGGAACTCCGCCTGTCCGGAGCACGGTTGCCCAGTCCCGGGCCCGGTGCGCCTGCGCCTAAACTGGATAGGTTCGCCAATAACGCCCACCGTGAGGAAAGACAGCACATGGCCATTCTGAATATCCGCATCATCGGTGATCCTGTGCTTCGCACAGTGGCCGATCCCGTGACGGAATTCGGTCCTGAGCTCGCCAAGCTGGTTGCGGACATGACGGAAACCATGGAGGACGTGGATGGCGCCGGCCTCGCGGCTCCCCAGATTGGCGTCAGCCAGCGGGTCTTCACCTACCGGATCGACGGCGTGGAGGGCCACATCATCAATCCGGTCCTGGAAAACAGCGAGGACTTCCAGGCGGACCAGGTTGAGGGTTGCCTGTCCATTCCTGGCCTGGCGTTCCCGGTCCGCCGCTTCCGCGCCACCCGCGCCACCGGCGTTGACCTGAACGGGAATCCTGTCGCGGTGGAGGGGGAAGGCCTGCTGGCCCGTTGTTTCCAGCACGAGACGGACCACCTGGACGGCATCCTCTTCACCGACAGGCTGGAAGGTGAGGACCGGAAAACGGCCCTGCGTTCCATCCGCAATGCCAACTATGACGCCATCACGGAACGCACGACGACGAAGCGCGCCAAGACGGTCGGGTCCAGTTTCGGGGGCGCCAGCTTTGGAGGCGCGAACTCTGGGAGCGCCAGCCCTGGCCAGGCCAGCTTCGGCGGCGGCGCCACCACATGAGGGTACTTTTTGCCGGCACGCCCGCCGTGGCCGTCCCCTCCCTCGATGCCTTGGTTGCGGCCGGCTTTGAAATCGTTGCCGTCCTGACCCGTCCCGACGCGCCGATTGGCCGCAAACGGGTGCTGACGCCGTCGCCCGTTGCAGCCCGCGCCACGGAGCTGGGAATCGACCTCATCCACGCCACCCGCGTGGACGAGGCCGTGACGGCGAAAATCGCCGCGGCCAAGCCGGACGTGGCTGCCATCGTGGCCTACGGCGGCCTGATTCCGCGCGCCGCCCTGGATGTTCCCCCGCATGGTTGGATCAACCTGCACTTTTCCCTGCTTCCCGCATGGCGTGGCGCTGCCCCCGTGCAGCGGGCCGTGATGGCCGGCGACGACGTCACCGGTGCAGTCACCTTCCTGTTGGAAGAAGGGCTGGACACCGGCCCGGTCTTCGGAACGCTGACCGAGGGCGTTGGCCCGGAGGACACCGCCGGAGCGCTGCTGGAGCGGCTGTCCCACAGCGGGGCCGTGCTCCTCGCCCAGACGCTGTCCGCCGTTGAAGCCGGGAGGGCAGCTGCACAGCCGCAGGCCGGCGACGTTTCACTGGCCCCCAAGCTGACTATCGATGACGGCCGGCTCGACTGGAAGCAGCCCGCCCTGGCGATCGGCAGGCGCGCCCGCGGCGTAACTCCCGAGCCCGGCGCCTGGACCACCCTGGACGGACAGCGCGTCAAACTCGAACCTGTCCGGCTCCGGCCAGGTGACACTGACCTGCAGCCCGGCGCGGTATTCCTCGACGGTAAGAGCGTCCTGGTGGGCACCGGATCCCACGCCGTGGAGCTGACGAGGATCCAGCCTTCGGGCAAAAAGATGATGGCCGCCGCCGATTGGGCGCGTGGCATGGCAACACTGGAAAGCGTGGTATTCGAATGAGCGAATCCGGCGGTAATGCAGGCGGCACGGGCGGCAGCGGAAGCGGCGCCCGGGGCGGCGGCGGACGCGGCAACAGCGGACGGGGCAAGGGCGGGCCGCGGGATTCCAGCCAGCGCAACGCCCAGGGCCGCGAACGCAACCGCCCCTCCCAGCGGAGCTTCACCGAAAACGCTCCTGCGCAGCGGACCCGCCGAGCGGACCCCGCGCGGCTTGTGGCTTTTGAAGTCCTGCGCGCGGTAGCCGCCGAGGACGCCTACGCCAACCTGGTGCTCCCGTCCCGCATCCGCCATCACGGCCTGGACAAGCGCGACGCCGGCTTCGCCACCGAGCTCAGCTACGGGGCCCTGCGTGGCCAGGGCACGTACGATGCCATCCTGGCGCGCTGCGTTGACCGCCCGCTGGACCAGCTTGACCCTGCCATTCTCGACGCCCTGCGGATCGGCACCCATCAGCTGCTGGCCATGCGCGTCCCGGCCCATGCCGCCCTGGATCAGACCGTGGGCCTGGCCCGCGCCGTCATTGGCGCCGGACCCTCCGCCCTGATCAACGCAGTATTGCGGAAAGTCACTGCGCACACCCTGGAGGAGTGGCTTGAGATCCTCGTTGCCGGTGAAAGCGATGAAACCACCATCGCCTCCCTCCGCTACGCCCACCCCGAATGGATTGTCCGGGCCATGCGCCAGTCCCTGGTGGCCCACGGGCGGTCAGCCGCCGAAATCAACGACCTGCTGGAAGCCGATAACGAAGCTCCGGTGGTCAACCTGGTGGCCCTGCCCGGCCTGGGCAGCCTGGATGAAGCCCTGGAGGGCGGGGCGACCCCCGGTGAACTCGTTGAAGGCTCGGCGCTCTCCAGCGGCGGAGACCTGGGCCGCCTCGCCTCCATACGGGAAGGCAGCACGCGCGTCCAGGATGTCGGCTCCCAGCTGGTGGCCCGCGCCATGGCGGCAGTGGACCTCGATCCCACCGACGGCAAAGGGCGACCGCACGAAACCTGGCTGGACCTGTGCGCCGGCCCCGGCGGTAAGGCGGCCCTGCTGGGCGCTCTGGCCAACGCCCAGGGTGCCACGCTGCTCGCGAATGAACCGGCCCCGCACCGTGCCAAACTCGTCAGCCAGGCCCTGTCCGCCGTGCCCCGGGACGTCTGGCGCGTCCGGACCGGCGATGGCCGCGACGTGGGCACTGAGCAGCCGGAGTCCTTTGACCGTGTCCTGGTGGACGTCCCCTGCAGCGGGCTGGGTGCCCTGCGCCGCAGGCCGGAGTCCCGCTGGCGCCGCACGCCCAAGGACCTCGCGGACCTGGGACCGCTGCAGCGCGCCCTGTTGAAATCGGCGCTGGAGGCCGTCCGCCCCGGCGGAGTGGTTGCCTATGTCACCTGTTCACCCCACCCGGCCGAAACCACGGCAGTGGTCAGCGATGCCCTCCGGAAGCGGGATGACCTGGAGCTGCTGGACGCCGGTGCCGTGCTGGACAGCGTGAGCCTGACCGGGAACCTGGGCGCAGGCCACGATTCCACGGCGCAACTCTGGCCGCACATCCACAGCACCGATGCCATGTTCCTGGCCCTCATCAGGAAGAAAGCCTGACCCGTGAAAGGTTCCCCCATGCCGCAGTGCTGCATCAACCCCAGCATCCTGTCCGCCGACTTCGTCAACCTCGAAGCCGAACTGCAGCGCATCAGCAACGCTGACGCCGTGCACGTGGACGTTATGGACAACCACTTTGTCCCCAACCTCACCATCGGGCTGCCTGTGGTCCAGCGGATCCAGGCGGTCAGCCCCGTCCCGCTGGACGCCCACCTGATGATCTCCGACGCCGACCGCTGGGCGCCGGGGTTCGCCGACGCGGGCCTGGCATCCGTGACCTTCCATGCCGAGGCCTCCATTGCACCGGTCAAACTGGCCCGCGAACTGCGGGCCCGGGGCTCCAAGGCCGGCATGGCGCTGCGCCCTGCCACTGCCGTGGAGCCCTACCTGGACATGCTCGAGGAACTGGACATGCTCCTGATCATGACCGTGGAGCCGGGCTTCGGCGGCCAGGCGTTCCTGGACTTCACCTTGCCCAAGATCCGCAAGGCCCGGGCAGCCATTGACGGCTCCGGAATCAATGTCGCCATCCAAGTGGACGGCGGCATTACCGAGGAAACCATTCTGCGGGCGGCCGAAGCAGGCGCGAACGTCTTTGTGGCGGGTTCCGCTGTTTACGGCGCGGAGGACCCGGCTGCAGCCATTGGACGGCTCCGCGAAGCCGGCAGCATGAAGTTACGTGCTGCGTCCGCGGAATAGTCTGGGCGACCTTGTGGTTATGGCACAATAGCAACACACAATACGTGCTCCGGGGTCGGTGTAAGTCCGAACCGGCGGTGATAGTCCGCGACCCGCGAGCCGGCGCTTTCCCCTTCAGGGAAGGAACCGGCGGACGGTTGAACTGGTGAAATTCCGGTACCGACAGTTAAAGTCTGGATGAGAGAAGCACGTACAGCTGTATCTGCGGCGCCCTTCGGCGCTGCAGCCTTCTGCTGTCGTATACCCCCGGAGCCATCGCGGTTCTAGAGGGAAGGAACGACAACACACATGAACCCCTTGCGATGGCTCTTTGAAGCCAGGATTTCCCATGCTCCGGGAACCGAAGCCGCCGGACCGGTGGCTGCCCCATGACCCGGATCGAAACCGTCACGGCGTTCAGCGACGCCGAAACCGCCGCCATGGACGCAGCGCTCGAAGCAGCCCTGCAGGGCCCGCGCGGAGCGAATCCGCTCGTGGGCGCCGTCGTCATCGATGCTGCCGGCCGCCGGCTGGTGACCGGGTACCACCGCGGCGCCGGCACACCCCACGCGGAAGCGGACGCCATCGCCCAGGCTGAGGCCGCCGGGCTGGACCTGAGCGGCTGCACGATGGTGATCACGCTGGAACCCTGTGACCACAGCGGCCGCACGGGGCCCTGCACCCAGGCGATCATTCGTGCCGGAATCACGGACGTGGTCTACGCCGTCGACGATCCCCACGACCCTGCGGCGGGCGGCGCAGCCACCCTCCGGAACGCGGGCGTCCAGGTCCGCAGCGGGCTCGCGGCCAGCGAATCGTTCGAGTTGAACCGTCAGTGGTTCCTGGGAGTGGCCGCACAGCGCCCGTTCGTGACGCTGCACATCGCGCAGACCCTGGACAGCCGGATCGCCGCTGAGGACGGAACGAGCCAGTGGATCTCCTCCCCGGAGTCGCTCGCTGACAACCACGGACTGAGGCGCCGGATCGACGCCATCCTCGTGGGCACGCAGACCGTGCTCGTGGACAACCCCCGGCTGACAGCCCGCGACGCGTCCGGAGCCACAGCCGGCAAACAGCCGCTGCGCGCCGTGATGGGCCTGCGGGACATCCCGGCCGACGCCGCCGTCCGCGGTGACGACGGGAACGTGCTCCACCTGCCCACGCGGGATCCGCGGGAGGCGCTCTCGCTCCTCTACGCGGAAGGAATCCGCCACGTGATGGTGGAAGGCGGCTCACGCATCCTCAGTTCATTCCTGGCCGCCGGTCTTGTGGACGAACTCATTGTCTACCTCGCCCCCACCCTGCTGGGTTCCGGAACTCCCGCCCTCAGAGGGCTCGGAATCACCACCCTTGCGGATGCCCGGCACTGGGACTGGGACCCTTCCGACGGCGGTGCCGTCCTGACCCTGGGCCGGGACCTGAGGCTGCACCTCCGTCCAGTACCAACCGATGCTTTTGAACCACACCTATCCCGCACTGCCGCGGAACCAGCCATGGGAGGCTACTGATGTTTACCGGAATTATTGCCGAACAGGGACAGGTTCTGTCCGTGGAGCGGGACGGCGATGCCAGCGCAACGCTCCGCCTCCGGGCGCCCGGCACCACCGAAGGGCTCGGACTGGGCGGGTCCATTGCCGTCAACGGGGTCTGCCTGACGGCCACCGCCATCGAGGGCAAGGAGTTCAGCGTTGATGTGATGGGCGAAACCCTCGTCCGCAGCACCATCGGCGAACTGGCCGCCGGTGACTCGGTGAACCTTGAGCGCTGCGTCCCTGCCGGCGGCCGGCTCGACGGCCACGTCGTCCAGGGCCACGTCGACGGCGTCGGGCAGCTGCTGGAGCGCGAGGCACTCGGCAACTGGGAACGCCTCCGGTTCGGTGTGCCGGCCAACCTTGCCCGCTACATCGCGGAGAAGGGCTCCATAGCGATCGACGGCGTCTCGCTCACCGTCACGGCGGTCAGCCCCGCCGCGGAGCTGGAGCCCTGGTTCGAAGTGGGGCTGATCCCCACCACCCTGGCCGAGACCGGCCTGGGGGCCAAGGCAACCGGCAGAAGGGTCAACCTCGAAGTCGACGTGCTCGCGAAATACACCGAACGCCTGCTGGCATTCAGCACCGGCGCAACCACCGGGGGCGAACGATGAACGCCGCCGTCCGGCTGGAGCCGGCCGCGTCCGCCGGACCGGTGCCCAATGCAGCCTTCGGACTTGACCCCGTGGAAGATGCCATCCGCGCCATGGCCGCCGGCCGGCCCGTGCTGGTGGTGGACAACGAGGACCGCGAAAACGAAGGCGACATCATCTTTGCCGCACAGCATGCCACGCCTGCCCTCATGGGATGGACCATCCGCTACAGCTCCGGCGTCATCTGCGTCCCCTTGAGCGGGGAGCGCG
Proteins encoded in this window:
- a CDS encoding cytochrome, which translates into the protein MTDPLLAHATEYGRMYARSTSEQFSVPSITTVIGQQPHGLDGWFGYMGASSLAKDPLLADSLGSPAKIRQAVNRASKAAELYRDDAAKRGDRVHNYCEQVALRALGRPHAMKETREALAANGEEGFALRFDEWWDLYGVEPIAPEITVWNKSVGYAGTLDLVAKINGRICVIDYKTKGTTRDGTVKPLDDKVVMQLVAGMKAEESLVDAVAGEWEPWKYGENPLLLAVAIGETEVRPVRANPDVLKHHWWKFCALRRVWELSADTLAAGSALLPVAPPVSAQARSA
- the def gene encoding peptide deformylase, which gives rise to MAILNIRIIGDPVLRTVADPVTEFGPELAKLVADMTETMEDVDGAGLAAPQIGVSQRVFTYRIDGVEGHIINPVLENSEDFQADQVEGCLSIPGLAFPVRRFRATRATGVDLNGNPVAVEGEGLLARCFQHETDHLDGILFTDRLEGEDRKTALRSIRNANYDAITERTTTKRAKTVGSSFGGASFGGANSGSASPGQASFGGGATT
- the fmt gene encoding methionyl-tRNA formyltransferase, which codes for MRVLFAGTPAVAVPSLDALVAAGFEIVAVLTRPDAPIGRKRVLTPSPVAARATELGIDLIHATRVDEAVTAKIAAAKPDVAAIVAYGGLIPRAALDVPPHGWINLHFSLLPAWRGAAPVQRAVMAGDDVTGAVTFLLEEGLDTGPVFGTLTEGVGPEDTAGALLERLSHSGAVLLAQTLSAVEAGRAAAQPQAGDVSLAPKLTIDDGRLDWKQPALAIGRRARGVTPEPGAWTTLDGQRVKLEPVRLRPGDTDLQPGAVFLDGKSVLVGTGSHAVELTRIQPSGKKMMAAADWARGMATLESVVFE
- a CDS encoding RsmB/NOP family class I SAM-dependent RNA methyltransferase; protein product: MSESGGNAGGTGGSGSGARGGGGRGNSGRGKGGPRDSSQRNAQGRERNRPSQRSFTENAPAQRTRRADPARLVAFEVLRAVAAEDAYANLVLPSRIRHHGLDKRDAGFATELSYGALRGQGTYDAILARCVDRPLDQLDPAILDALRIGTHQLLAMRVPAHAALDQTVGLARAVIGAGPSALINAVLRKVTAHTLEEWLEILVAGESDETTIASLRYAHPEWIVRAMRQSLVAHGRSAAEINDLLEADNEAPVVNLVALPGLGSLDEALEGGATPGELVEGSALSSGGDLGRLASIREGSTRVQDVGSQLVARAMAAVDLDPTDGKGRPHETWLDLCAGPGGKAALLGALANAQGATLLANEPAPHRAKLVSQALSAVPRDVWRVRTGDGRDVGTEQPESFDRVLVDVPCSGLGALRRRPESRWRRTPKDLADLGPLQRALLKSALEAVRPGGVVAYVTCSPHPAETTAVVSDALRKRDDLELLDAGAVLDSVSLTGNLGAGHDSTAQLWPHIHSTDAMFLALIRKKA
- the rpe gene encoding ribulose-phosphate 3-epimerase, whose translation is MPQCCINPSILSADFVNLEAELQRISNADAVHVDVMDNHFVPNLTIGLPVVQRIQAVSPVPLDAHLMISDADRWAPGFADAGLASVTFHAEASIAPVKLARELRARGSKAGMALRPATAVEPYLDMLEELDMLLIMTVEPGFGGQAFLDFTLPKIRKARAAIDGSGINVAIQVDGGITEETILRAAEAGANVFVAGSAVYGAEDPAAAIGRLREAGSMKLRAASAE
- the ribD gene encoding bifunctional diaminohydroxyphosphoribosylaminopyrimidine deaminase/5-amino-6-(5-phosphoribosylamino)uracil reductase RibD; this translates as MTRIETVTAFSDAETAAMDAALEAALQGPRGANPLVGAVVIDAAGRRLVTGYHRGAGTPHAEADAIAQAEAAGLDLSGCTMVITLEPCDHSGRTGPCTQAIIRAGITDVVYAVDDPHDPAAGGAATLRNAGVQVRSGLAASESFELNRQWFLGVAAQRPFVTLHIAQTLDSRIAAEDGTSQWISSPESLADNHGLRRRIDAILVGTQTVLVDNPRLTARDASGATAGKQPLRAVMGLRDIPADAAVRGDDGNVLHLPTRDPREALSLLYAEGIRHVMVEGGSRILSSFLAAGLVDELIVYLAPTLLGSGTPALRGLGITTLADARHWDWDPSDGGAVLTLGRDLRLHLRPVPTDAFEPHLSRTAAEPAMGGY
- a CDS encoding riboflavin synthase yields the protein MFTGIIAEQGQVLSVERDGDASATLRLRAPGTTEGLGLGGSIAVNGVCLTATAIEGKEFSVDVMGETLVRSTIGELAAGDSVNLERCVPAGGRLDGHVVQGHVDGVGQLLEREALGNWERLRFGVPANLARYIAEKGSIAIDGVSLTVTAVSPAAELEPWFEVGLIPTTLAETGLGAKATGRRVNLEVDVLAKYTERLLAFSTGATTGGER